In one Nocardioides luteus genomic region, the following are encoded:
- a CDS encoding DUF3592 domain-containing protein, with protein MDTGSVTALVIGIALLIAPVCMAILWIRRSMRRASWTRTEATVRFVRRIKRSTSATSSVEAEKVTQTQYTYTDSQGRQHQGESEVLKNPEVGDVVEALYDPNNPGSSELVGPNSLLVNLLTRGAVFIVLGALGLFLVIAALDVVSV; from the coding sequence ATGGATACGGGATCAGTCACCGCACTTGTCATCGGCATCGCACTGCTGATCGCGCCTGTTTGCATGGCAATACTTTGGATTCGCCGCAGTATGCGCCGGGCCAGTTGGACCCGGACCGAGGCAACGGTCCGTTTCGTGAGACGAATTAAGCGAAGCACATCCGCCACCAGTTCGGTCGAGGCTGAGAAGGTGACTCAGACTCAGTACACATATACCGATTCGCAGGGTCGCCAGCACCAAGGTGAGTCGGAAGTCTTGAAGAACCCTGAGGTAGGCGACGTGGTCGAGGCGCTGTACGACCCGAACAACCCGGGATCGAGCGAACTTGTCGGCCCCAACTCACTTCTGGTCAATCTGCTGACCCGCGGCGCTGTGTTCATCGTTCTTGGAGCGTTGGGACTGTTCCTGGTCATCGCCGCCCTGGACGTCGTTTCAGTCTGA
- a CDS encoding protein TPRXL, which translates to MNLREALGVPVVPEFELELPDGWARHGVDDASLEAMLAAAKQRCMEAHAVHLYAEVKGQLEAAFASMRKGGVFAFFAPTTPGDGTLAIPSSINASIRSGEPGQTLDNLVRTLIRDHGATPLLGDHRTLRVEKEKTTRVGTEIVINHSVVYLTPIPGAKRRRALSLVAGFARTPDIDADSESINSVRLLFDACVSTLQWR; encoded by the coding sequence ATGAACTTGCGGGAAGCATTGGGCGTGCCCGTCGTGCCCGAGTTCGAGCTCGAACTACCTGATGGCTGGGCGCGTCACGGCGTGGACGACGCTTCGCTCGAAGCGATGCTCGCTGCCGCAAAGCAGCGGTGCATGGAGGCGCACGCCGTCCACCTGTACGCAGAGGTGAAGGGTCAACTCGAGGCCGCCTTCGCGTCGATGCGTAAGGGTGGTGTCTTTGCCTTCTTCGCTCCGACGACTCCTGGTGATGGGACTCTGGCGATCCCGTCGTCGATCAATGCCTCCATCCGGAGCGGCGAACCGGGCCAGACGCTCGACAACTTGGTCCGAACCCTTATTCGCGACCACGGGGCGACGCCGCTACTGGGCGATCATCGGACCCTGCGGGTGGAGAAGGAGAAGACGACCCGGGTCGGGACTGAGATTGTCATCAACCATTCCGTCGTTTATCTCACCCCGATCCCGGGGGCCAAACGAAGGCGCGCACTTTCACTGGTGGCTGGTTTCGCCAGGACTCCTGATATCGACGCTGACTCGGAGTCGATCAACTCCGTGCGACTGCTGTTCGATGCCTGTGTCTCAACGCTGCAGTGGCGCTGA
- a CDS encoding WXG100 family type VII secretion target has protein sequence MTDFGATYDEMTGTADKLDQGKDTIESALDECQGYVDELVQDGFKTEKASGKFQDGYTEMTTGLKDAIAGVEDMAQALRDMATAIQDLDSQLAGG, from the coding sequence ATGACTGACTTCGGGGCAACCTACGACGAGATGACCGGCACTGCCGACAAGCTCGACCAGGGCAAGGACACGATCGAGTCCGCCCTCGATGAGTGCCAGGGCTACGTGGACGAGCTCGTCCAGGACGGGTTCAAGACGGAGAAGGCGTCGGGCAAGTTCCAGGACGGCTACACCGAGATGACCACGGGCCTCAAGGACGCCATCGCTGGCGTCGAGGACATGGCGCAGGCCCTGCGTGACATGGCCACGGCGATCCAGGACCTGGACTCGCAGCTCGCCGGCGGCTGA
- a CDS encoding WXG100 family type VII secretion target, which yields MSDFGATYDEMTGTADKLDQGKDTIESALDECQGYVDELVQDGFKTEKASGKFQDGYTEMTTGLKDAIAGVEDMAQALRDMATAIQDLDSQLAGG from the coding sequence ATGAGTGACTTCGGCGCAACATACGACGAGATGACCGGCACCGCCGACAAGCTCGACCAGGGCAAGGACACGATCGAGTCGGCTCTGGACGAGTGCCAGGGCTATGTGGACGAGCTCGTCCAGGACGGGTTCAAGACCGAGAAGGCGTCGGGCAAGTTCCAGGACGGCTACACCGAGATGACCACGGGCCTCAAGGACGCCATCGCAGGTGTCGAGGACATGGCACAGGCCCTGCGCGACATGGCGACCGCCATCCAGGACCTGGACTCGCAGCTCGCCGGCGGCTGA
- a CDS encoding FtsK/SpoIIIE domain-containing protein has translation MKVKLTLHRPGVAPADVIVTADSTATAGDVARHIADADPARSIIAGEHDVLTLAVAPPTADRMEPLQHDIPIGEAPIGSGFAAAVVNLGPDAEATGSRRKSVGVLRAIDGPVRGQAFPLVTGHASIGRGPENEIVLADPMVSKRHARIEVDRSVELVDLNSANGVVVDGTQVSRVRLAPDTPVIIGSTTLVMQLSQDFLDTVEDPVLERGGGLLFNRSPRVDVRYPGTEHPPPWMPTEMQKKLFPWFVLIAPIIMALSIYAMTGRARALLLVVMTPMMAVGNFINQHRQAGAKQDHEIELFERQFEKLEEVFYRSKPEEELARNEEVPPVAEVFEQAMQLGPRLWTRRPEHWNFLAVRLGTTRALSRNSIAERDTQNGLPEFIERIDRLKERYKYVDDVPLLESLPAVGSVGVAGPAGPAADAMRGIAVQLFGLHAPNEVVTVAFADPDWVEEFEWLKWLPHTTSETNRFKDMPLADSAPTANALLSALEEYIMRAGRTAEHRGPFPEKWNPMQYGTDVARAGEETNARVQVSIIVFVTNDAPVDRARLVQVLERGADVGVHAVFMSSTVEALPAVCRSYLDVSEGLERATVGLVRNGDLYEGVTVEGVSNAYMDMFAKRLAPVVDASTVVHDSSDLPNSVSFLSLVGNEVAEDPHSVVERWAQNNSIIDRSDRPRPRLKKAGNLRAIIGQGASDAMTLDLRTQGPHALVGGTTGAGKSEFLQAWVLGIASAHSPDRVTFLFVDYKGGSAFADCIDLPHCVGLVTDLSPHLVRRALTSLKAELHYREHLFNRKKAKDLLELEKRQDPECPPALVLVIDEFAALAGEVPEFVDGVVDIAQRGRSLGIHLIMATQRPAGVIKDNLRANTNLRVALRMADETDSKDVVDDPVAASFPPSLPGRGIAKTGPGRLTPFQSAYAGGWTREDEVVTADVKVAELKFGSITEWEPERPPESDSHDEDLGPNDQKRIVATLIKASATAGLMTPRRPWLDDLAPVVDMRDLPLEGDGQILLGLADIPERQQQNAVYFSPDRDGSLLIFGSSGSGKSTLLKTIATAAGARPELGTVHVYGLDFASGALGAIERLPHVGSIIDGDDAERLQRLMRTLEREMDRRSELFSKAAAANLTEYREIADASMPRILLLIDNYPEFKKEWEIAAGRAPFYQSFMRVLGEGRPLGIHAVITADRSGSVPTAVFANIPRRVVMRLSDPSQYVLVGAPKDVLNEQSVPGRAVVDKAEVQLAVLGGTTNVAEQTKALDELVSQLRAQGVPEVGEIGALPTKISSRAMPAQVNGQPVFGIADDTLSARGFDPIGSFIITGPPQSGKTNALKALVESVERFDPEVKLFHLGSRRATLGDFRPWVRSATRPDDEKALVTELAEIVADESFPGRIMIVAEDMTHLADGPADRPMRALLQAINNSDHLFIGDADVTRAGGGSGVMGEWKAARQGIVLKPDTYDGDTLFKVPFGKLKRTDFPAGRGIFVQAGRTVTMQMPLASESEGSA, from the coding sequence ATGAAGGTCAAGCTCACTCTGCACCGGCCCGGTGTCGCGCCTGCGGATGTGATCGTCACGGCTGACTCCACTGCCACCGCGGGTGACGTCGCCCGACACATCGCCGACGCCGACCCGGCTCGTTCGATCATCGCGGGTGAGCACGACGTCTTGACGTTGGCGGTCGCTCCGCCGACCGCCGACCGGATGGAGCCGCTCCAGCACGACATCCCCATCGGCGAGGCGCCGATCGGGTCCGGCTTCGCCGCAGCGGTGGTGAACCTCGGCCCGGACGCCGAGGCGACCGGCTCGCGGCGCAAGAGCGTCGGCGTGCTCCGCGCGATCGACGGTCCGGTCCGGGGACAGGCGTTCCCGCTGGTCACCGGCCACGCCTCGATCGGCCGTGGACCTGAGAACGAGATCGTGCTGGCCGACCCGATGGTCTCCAAGCGGCACGCCCGTATCGAGGTGGACCGCTCCGTGGAGCTGGTCGACCTCAACTCCGCCAACGGCGTCGTCGTCGACGGCACCCAGGTCTCCCGCGTACGTCTGGCGCCGGACACGCCCGTCATCATCGGCAGCACCACGCTGGTCATGCAGCTCTCCCAGGACTTCCTCGACACGGTCGAGGACCCGGTCCTCGAGCGCGGTGGCGGCCTGCTCTTCAACCGCAGCCCGCGGGTCGACGTCCGCTACCCGGGCACCGAGCACCCGCCGCCGTGGATGCCCACGGAGATGCAGAAGAAGCTGTTCCCGTGGTTCGTGCTGATCGCGCCGATCATCATGGCGCTCTCCATCTACGCGATGACCGGTCGCGCCCGGGCGCTGCTGCTGGTCGTGATGACGCCGATGATGGCGGTCGGCAACTTCATCAACCAGCACCGCCAGGCCGGCGCGAAGCAGGATCACGAGATCGAGCTCTTCGAGCGGCAGTTCGAGAAGCTGGAAGAGGTCTTCTACCGCAGCAAGCCCGAGGAGGAGCTGGCGCGCAACGAGGAGGTCCCGCCGGTCGCGGAGGTCTTCGAGCAGGCGATGCAGCTCGGTCCGCGCCTGTGGACCAGGCGTCCTGAGCACTGGAACTTCCTGGCCGTACGTCTCGGCACCACCCGCGCGCTCTCGCGCAACTCGATCGCGGAGCGCGACACCCAGAACGGCCTGCCCGAGTTCATCGAGCGGATCGACCGTCTGAAGGAGCGCTACAAGTACGTCGACGACGTACCGCTGCTGGAGTCGCTGCCCGCGGTGGGCTCCGTGGGTGTCGCCGGGCCGGCCGGCCCGGCGGCCGACGCGATGCGCGGGATCGCGGTGCAGCTCTTCGGTCTGCACGCGCCCAACGAGGTCGTCACCGTCGCCTTCGCCGACCCCGACTGGGTCGAGGAGTTCGAGTGGCTCAAGTGGCTGCCGCACACCACCTCCGAGACCAACCGGTTCAAGGACATGCCGCTGGCCGACTCCGCGCCGACGGCCAACGCCCTGCTCAGCGCGCTGGAGGAATACATCATGCGCGCCGGGCGGACCGCGGAGCACCGCGGCCCGTTCCCGGAGAAGTGGAACCCGATGCAGTACGGCACCGACGTCGCTCGGGCCGGCGAGGAGACCAACGCGCGGGTGCAGGTCTCCATCATCGTCTTCGTCACCAACGACGCTCCGGTGGACCGTGCCCGGCTGGTGCAGGTGCTCGAGCGTGGAGCCGATGTCGGCGTGCACGCCGTCTTCATGTCCTCCACCGTCGAGGCGCTGCCGGCGGTCTGCCGCAGCTACCTGGACGTCAGCGAGGGCCTGGAGCGCGCCACCGTCGGACTGGTCCGCAACGGTGACCTCTACGAGGGTGTCACCGTCGAGGGCGTCTCCAACGCCTACATGGACATGTTCGCCAAGCGCCTCGCGCCCGTCGTGGACGCCAGCACCGTGGTCCACGACTCCTCCGACCTCCCGAACTCGGTCAGCTTCCTGTCCTTGGTCGGCAACGAGGTCGCCGAGGACCCGCACTCCGTCGTCGAGCGCTGGGCGCAGAACAACTCCATCATCGACCGGTCCGACCGGCCCCGGCCGCGCTTGAAGAAGGCGGGAAACCTGCGCGCCATCATCGGCCAGGGCGCCTCCGACGCGATGACTCTGGACCTGCGTACACAGGGTCCGCACGCCCTCGTCGGCGGCACCACCGGTGCCGGTAAGTCCGAGTTCCTGCAGGCGTGGGTGCTGGGCATCGCCTCGGCGCACTCGCCCGACCGGGTGACGTTCCTCTTCGTCGACTACAAGGGCGGCTCGGCCTTCGCCGACTGCATCGACCTGCCGCACTGTGTCGGTCTGGTGACCGACCTGAGCCCGCACCTCGTACGCCGCGCGCTGACGAGCCTCAAGGCCGAGCTGCACTACCGCGAGCACCTGTTCAACCGGAAGAAGGCCAAGGATCTCCTCGAGCTGGAGAAGCGCCAGGACCCCGAGTGCCCGCCCGCGTTGGTGCTGGTCATCGATGAGTTCGCCGCTCTGGCCGGCGAGGTCCCGGAGTTCGTCGACGGTGTCGTCGACATCGCCCAGCGAGGCCGCTCGCTCGGCATCCACCTGATCATGGCGACCCAGCGCCCGGCGGGTGTCATCAAGGACAACCTGCGGGCCAACACCAACCTCCGCGTCGCGCTGCGGATGGCCGACGAGACCGATTCCAAGGACGTCGTCGACGACCCGGTGGCGGCATCGTTCCCGCCATCCCTGCCCGGCCGCGGCATCGCGAAGACCGGTCCCGGTCGCCTGACGCCGTTCCAGTCCGCGTACGCCGGTGGTTGGACCCGCGAGGACGAGGTGGTCACCGCTGACGTGAAGGTGGCCGAGCTCAAGTTCGGTTCGATCACCGAGTGGGAGCCGGAGCGTCCGCCGGAGAGCGACTCGCACGACGAGGATCTCGGCCCCAACGACCAGAAGCGGATCGTGGCCACGCTGATCAAGGCCTCGGCCACCGCCGGCCTGATGACCCCGCGGCGTCCGTGGCTCGACGACCTGGCTCCCGTGGTCGACATGCGCGACCTGCCGCTGGAGGGCGATGGTCAGATCCTGCTGGGTCTCGCCGACATCCCGGAGCGTCAGCAGCAGAACGCGGTCTACTTCTCCCCGGACCGGGACGGCTCGCTGCTCATCTTCGGCTCGTCCGGTTCCGGCAAGTCGACGCTGCTCAAGACGATCGCGACCGCCGCTGGTGCCCGTCCGGAGCTCGGCACGGTGCACGTCTACGGTCTCGACTTCGCCTCCGGCGCGCTGGGTGCGATCGAGCGTCTCCCGCACGTCGGCTCGATCATCGACGGCGACGACGCCGAGCGTCTGCAGCGGCTGATGCGTACGCTCGAGCGGGAGATGGACCGCCGCTCCGAGCTGTTCTCCAAGGCTGCGGCCGCGAATCTCACCGAGTACCGCGAGATCGCCGACGCCTCGATGCCGCGCATCCTGCTGCTGATCGACAACTACCCCGAGTTCAAGAAGGAGTGGGAGATCGCCGCCGGTCGCGCGCCGTTCTACCAGTCCTTCATGCGTGTCCTCGGTGAGGGCCGCCCGCTCGGCATCCACGCGGTGATCACCGCCGACCGGTCCGGGTCCGTCCCGACGGCGGTCTTCGCGAACATCCCGCGCCGTGTCGTCATGCGGCTCTCCGACCCCAGCCAGTACGTCCTGGTCGGAGCACCCAAGGACGTACTCAACGAGCAGTCGGTGCCCGGCCGTGCCGTCGTCGACAAGGCCGAGGTCCAGCTGGCCGTGCTCGGCGGCACCACCAACGTGGCCGAGCAGACCAAGGCTCTCGACGAGCTCGTCAGCCAGCTGCGTGCCCAGGGCGTACCTGAGGTCGGGGAGATCGGCGCCCTGCCGACGAAGATCTCCAGCCGGGCCATGCCGGCACAGGTCAACGGACAGCCCGTCTTCGGTATCGCCGACGACACCCTGTCCGCCCGCGGCTTCGACCCGATCGGCTCGTTCATCATCACCGGCCCGCCGCAGTCGGGTAAGACGAACGCCCTCAAGGCGCTCGTCGAGTCCGTGGAGCGCTTCGACCCCGAGGTCAAGCTGTTCCACCTCGGCAGCCGTCGCGCCACCCTCGGCGACTTCCGCCCGTGGGTACGCAGCGCCACCCGCCCCGACGACGAGAAGGCGCTCGTCACCGAGCTCGCCGAGATCGTCGCCGACGAGTCCTTCCCCGGCCGCATCATGATCGTCGCCGAGGACATGACCCACCTGGCCGACGGTCCCGCCGACCGTCCTATGCGCGCCCTGCTGCAGGCCATCAACAACTCCGACCACCTCTTCATCGGCGACGCCGATGTCACTCGAGCCGGCGGCGGCTCGGGCGTCATGGGTGAGTGGAAGGCCGCTCGTCAGGGCATCGTGCTCAAGCCGGACACCTACGACGGCGACACGCTGTTCAAGGTTCCGTTCGGCAAGCTCAAGCGCACCGACTTCCCTGCGGGTCGCGGAATCTTCGTCCAGGCCGGTCGCACGGTGACCATGCAGATGCCTCTGGCGAGCGAATCCGAGGGTTCTGCATGA
- a CDS encoding RDD family protein — protein sequence MEIWEVAENDDRIEGLTADGKPDPAYAASLGLKDAPLGRRAAAAAVDIVCYLVLQVPYLVFTLPLLLKLAQGKFGFARFLSHPDITLAAIAGGATVLLSLIFVIVQIVFHGRRGVTLGKSMAGVRSVNVKTLERPGVGRAFLRALVLWGSGIVPIAPIVFLASPLLDKENRGRGWHDKVAETWMVDVREGLDPYDEKRMRIARKTVAAAPVAERKSLPSLSTPNDHDAGSYRPAGRVSAGVLGVSRPKAKREEPGASPGGALATPPSGPVAPKPVMPSIPPSRGVVPNQGQTVPPPPPTPTPAPTPHPTPAPAPTAAPIPTPAPTPPPTPTPTPAPASTTGAHQPAAQSRGIMLKVDSGERIPVSGLVLVGRDPALTENTLGARTVSIIDVSVSKTHLSLRPSGDGVEVTDRGSTNGTVVIHEGATRRLKAWEPVLAPVGAMIRFGDRSALVRRG from the coding sequence GTGGAGATATGGGAGGTCGCCGAAAATGACGACCGGATCGAAGGTCTCACCGCCGACGGAAAACCGGACCCGGCCTACGCTGCCTCGCTCGGGCTGAAGGACGCGCCCCTGGGCCGTCGGGCGGCCGCCGCGGCCGTCGACATCGTCTGCTACCTGGTCCTCCAGGTGCCGTATCTCGTCTTCACCCTTCCGCTGCTGCTCAAGCTGGCCCAGGGAAAGTTCGGCTTCGCCCGGTTCCTGAGCCACCCCGACATCACGCTGGCCGCGATCGCGGGTGGCGCGACCGTGCTGCTGTCGCTGATCTTCGTCATCGTCCAGATCGTCTTCCACGGCCGCCGCGGCGTCACGCTGGGCAAGTCCATGGCCGGCGTCCGATCGGTCAACGTCAAGACGCTCGAGCGCCCCGGCGTCGGCCGCGCGTTCCTCAGGGCTCTCGTGCTCTGGGGGTCCGGCATCGTCCCGATCGCGCCGATCGTCTTCCTCGCCTCGCCGCTGCTCGACAAGGAGAACCGTGGCCGCGGCTGGCACGACAAGGTCGCCGAGACCTGGATGGTCGACGTCCGCGAAGGTCTCGACCCCTACGACGAGAAGCGGATGCGCATCGCCCGCAAGACGGTCGCGGCCGCGCCCGTCGCGGAGCGGAAGTCGCTGCCCTCGCTCAGCACGCCCAACGACCACGACGCCGGCAGCTACCGTCCCGCGGGGCGGGTCAGCGCCGGCGTGCTCGGGGTGTCCCGTCCGAAGGCGAAGCGCGAGGAGCCCGGTGCCTCCCCAGGTGGTGCGCTCGCGACCCCGCCGTCGGGACCGGTGGCGCCGAAGCCGGTGATGCCGTCGATCCCGCCCTCGCGCGGTGTGGTGCCCAACCAGGGCCAGACCGTGCCCCCGCCGCCCCCGACCCCGACGCCTGCCCCGACTCCGCACCCGACTCCGGCGCCCGCCCCTACGGCGGCGCCGATCCCGACTCCCGCGCCGACCCCGCCCCCGACCCCGACGCCGACTCCGGCTCCGGCGTCCACCACCGGCGCCCACCAGCCCGCGGCACAGTCGCGCGGCATCATGCTCAAGGTCGACTCCGGCGAGCGGATCCCGGTGTCCGGCCTGGTGCTGGTCGGTCGTGACCCCGCCTTGACGGAGAACACGCTCGGGGCGCGTACGGTCTCGATCATCGACGTGTCGGTCTCGAAGACCCACCTCTCGCTGCGGCCCAGCGGTGACGGTGTCGAGGTCACCGACCGCGGCTCGACCAACGGCACCGTGGTGATCCACGAGGGTGCCACCCGCCGGCTGAAGGCCTGGGAGCCGGTGCTGGCCCCCGTCGGCGCGATGATCCGGTTCGGCGACCGCTCCGCCCTGGTGCGACGCGGGTGA
- a CDS encoding spermidine synthase yields the protein MSTPSGPSGSPERIVFSDGSTADLVRKEDGWVIEINGVAQSHLGDPGQPPKLASIRWMLAALGDRAPRTAAHLGGALLALPRAVAHRWPSTTQTVVELEPALVELTASRFPLPAGITMETADARSWLEAHPGSEHDAVVIDIFVGNRIPPAFTSLECMTAARRALSEEGRLVLNSVAGPELLFTRRELATLRTVFEHVAMIVQGSALAGARFGNATLIASASPIDFDAIRAALAGDASKGALVTDLDPIVDGAGPIRDADQLWSPEPNLPDASAALRLLEQARRAVGTLRTAAD from the coding sequence ATGTCAACACCCTCCGGGCCATCCGGGAGCCCCGAGCGCATCGTCTTCTCCGACGGCAGCACCGCCGATCTCGTACGCAAGGAGGACGGCTGGGTCATCGAGATCAACGGTGTGGCGCAGTCCCACCTCGGTGACCCCGGGCAGCCGCCGAAGCTCGCCTCGATCCGGTGGATGCTGGCGGCGCTCGGCGACCGGGCGCCGCGGACGGCCGCCCACCTCGGCGGGGCGCTGCTCGCGCTGCCCCGCGCGGTCGCCCACCGGTGGCCGTCGACCACCCAGACGGTCGTGGAGCTGGAGCCCGCGCTCGTCGAGCTCACCGCGTCGCGGTTTCCCCTGCCCGCGGGGATCACCATGGAGACGGCCGACGCACGCTCGTGGCTGGAGGCGCACCCGGGGTCGGAGCACGATGCCGTCGTCATCGACATCTTCGTCGGCAACCGGATCCCGCCGGCGTTCACCTCGCTGGAGTGCATGACCGCGGCTCGCCGTGCGCTGAGCGAGGAGGGTCGGCTGGTGCTGAACTCCGTCGCCGGCCCCGAGCTGCTCTTCACCCGGCGCGAGCTCGCGACGCTGCGTACGGTCTTCGAGCATGTCGCGATGATCGTGCAGGGGTCCGCGCTGGCGGGAGCGCGGTTCGGCAACGCCACGCTGATCGCCTCGGCGTCCCCGATCGACTTCGACGCGATCCGCGCGGCGCTCGCCGGCGACGCGTCGAAGGGCGCGCTGGTGACCGACCTCGACCCGATCGTCGACGGGGCCGGCCCGATCCGCGACGCCGACCAGCTCTGGTCCCCGGAGCCGAACCTGCCCGACGCGAGCGCGGCGCTGCGGCTCCTCGAGCAGGCCCGCCGGGCCGTCGGCACGCTCAGAACCGCCGCCGACTGA
- a CDS encoding amidohydrolase produces the protein MPDLLLRNVRIVPLSPRADVPAGVVDVLVTDGLVSAVGEGLPRPDGVEAYDAGGRWLVPGLWDAHTHLGQWTLRASRLDLHGTRSPAEALARVAAAAREIQPGEAIVGMGHSAGTWDRWGTVSELDSVTGPVPAILVNHDFHHAWLNTAALDALELPRREDMVQETEWYQAYPRVAELFETRGSTPAAYRRMLTRTAALGVVGMTDFEVGVRLDDWRSRWSSGCDLLRIRVATYADQLDEAIASGLRTGDPLIPGEDRLTMGPLKIISDGSLGTRTAWCCDPYADDPDSCGAPNQSPEELTGLLGKARAAGLEVATHAIGDRAVSEALAAYAATGARGSIEHAQLVRREDLPLMARLGITASVQPAHILDDREMTEDVWPGREERCFATRWMLEEGVRIALGSDAPVAPLDPWLAIASAVGRSRDGKEPWHPEQALTVQEALTASVDGQPTVAPGSRGDLALLDIDPLRASVGDLAAIAHGGVVLTVVGGRIAHRTA, from the coding sequence ATGCCCGACCTTCTCCTCCGGAACGTACGCATCGTTCCGCTCTCACCTCGGGCGGACGTGCCCGCCGGGGTGGTTGATGTCCTCGTCACCGACGGTCTCGTGTCGGCGGTCGGAGAAGGCCTGCCCCGGCCCGATGGCGTCGAGGCGTACGACGCGGGCGGCCGCTGGCTGGTGCCGGGACTGTGGGACGCCCACACCCACCTCGGCCAGTGGACGCTGCGGGCCAGCCGGCTGGACCTGCACGGCACCCGTTCGCCCGCCGAGGCACTGGCGCGGGTCGCGGCGGCGGCACGTGAGATCCAGCCGGGTGAGGCGATCGTCGGGATGGGCCACTCTGCCGGCACCTGGGACCGCTGGGGCACCGTCTCCGAGCTCGACTCGGTCACCGGCCCCGTCCCCGCGATCCTGGTCAACCACGACTTCCACCACGCCTGGCTGAACACCGCGGCCCTCGACGCCCTGGAGCTTCCTCGCCGTGAGGACATGGTGCAGGAGACGGAGTGGTACCAGGCCTATCCGCGGGTGGCGGAGCTCTTCGAGACCCGCGGAAGCACTCCGGCGGCCTACCGCCGGATGCTCACCCGCACGGCCGCGCTCGGGGTGGTCGGGATGACCGACTTCGAGGTCGGCGTCCGGCTCGACGACTGGCGGTCACGGTGGTCGTCCGGCTGCGACCTGCTCCGGATCCGGGTCGCGACGTACGCCGACCAGCTCGACGAGGCGATCGCCTCGGGTCTTCGCACCGGCGACCCGCTGATCCCCGGCGAGGACCGGCTCACCATGGGACCGCTGAAGATCATCAGCGACGGCTCGCTGGGCACTCGCACCGCGTGGTGCTGCGACCCCTACGCCGACGACCCGGACAGCTGCGGGGCCCCCAACCAGTCGCCCGAGGAGCTGACCGGGCTGCTGGGGAAGGCCCGCGCGGCCGGCCTGGAGGTGGCCACCCACGCGATCGGCGACCGGGCGGTGTCGGAGGCTCTGGCGGCGTACGCGGCCACGGGTGCGCGCGGGAGCATCGAGCACGCCCAGCTCGTACGTCGCGAGGATCTGCCGCTGATGGCCCGGCTCGGGATCACTGCCTCGGTGCAGCCGGCCCACATCCTCGACGACCGCGAGATGACCGAGGACGTCTGGCCGGGGCGGGAGGAGCGCTGCTTCGCGACCCGCTGGATGCTCGAGGAGGGGGTGCGGATCGCGCTCGGTTCGGACGCCCCGGTCGCGCCCCTCGACCCGTGGCTGGCGATCGCCTCGGCCGTCGGTCGCTCGCGAGACGGCAAGGAGCCGTGGCATCCGGAGCAGGCACTGACCGTCCAGGAGGCGCTGACGGCCTCGGTGGACGGCCAGCCGACGGTCGCTCCCGGATCTCGCGGCGACCTGGCCCTGCTCGACATCGACCCGCTTCGGGCCTCGGTCGGAGACCTGGCCGCGATCGCCCACGGCGGCGTCGTGCTGACCGTGGTCGGCGGGCGGATCGCCCACCGGACGGCCTAG